The following coding sequences are from one Streptococcus sp. NPS 308 window:
- a CDS encoding putative polysaccharide biosynthesis protein: protein MSNENNHQQAQMLRGTAWLTASNFISRLLGAIYIIPWYIWMGTYAAKANGLFTMGYNIYAWFLLISTAGIPVAVAKQVAKYNTMREEEHSFALIRSFLGFMTGLGLVFALVLYLFSPWLADLSGVGKDLIPIMQSLAWAVLIFPSMSVIRGFFQGMNNLKPYAMSQIAEQVIRVIWMLMATFFIMKMGSGDYLSAVTQSTFAAFVGMVASFVVLIYFLAQEGLLKRVFETRDKINSKRLLVDTIKEAIPFILTGSAIQLFQILDQMTFIRSMTWFTNYSNEDLVVMFSYFSANPNKITMILISVGVSIGSVGLPLLTENYVKGDLQAAARLVQDSMTMLLLFLLPATVGVVMVGEPLYTVFYGKPDSLAMGLFVFAVLQSTILGLYMVLSPMLQAMFRNRKAVLYFIYGSIAKIILQLPTIAIFHSYGPLISTTIGLIIPNVLMYRDICQVTGARRKIILKRTILITILTLVMFILVGFIQWLLGFVFQPSGRFWSFLYVALIGGLGGGLYGLMSLRTRLLDKIIGQAQADRLRTRLKIS from the coding sequence ATGTCTAACGAAAACAATCACCAGCAAGCCCAGATGTTGCGAGGGACTGCTTGGCTAACAGCTAGTAACTTTATTAGTCGCCTCCTTGGTGCTATCTATATTATTCCCTGGTATATCTGGATGGGGACTTATGCCGCTAAGGCAAATGGACTCTTTACTATGGGTTATAATATTTATGCTTGGTTCTTGCTGATTTCAACAGCGGGTATCCCAGTTGCGGTCGCAAAACAAGTGGCTAAATACAATACCATGCGGGAAGAAGAGCACAGCTTTGCCTTGATTCGGAGTTTCCTAGGCTTTATGACTGGCTTGGGACTGGTCTTTGCCTTGGTCTTGTATCTCTTTTCTCCTTGGTTAGCAGATTTATCAGGTGTTGGCAAAGATTTGATACCTATCATGCAGAGCTTGGCTTGGGCGGTCTTGATTTTCCCGTCCATGAGTGTCATCCGAGGTTTCTTCCAAGGGATGAATAACCTCAAGCCTTATGCTATGAGCCAAATCGCTGAGCAGGTGATTCGTGTCATCTGGATGTTGATGGCGACCTTCTTCATTATGAAGATGGGTTCTGGTGACTACTTATCAGCAGTTACCCAATCGACCTTTGCGGCTTTTGTGGGGATGGTGGCTAGTTTTGTAGTCCTGATCTACTTCCTAGCCCAAGAAGGTTTACTCAAAAGAGTATTTGAAACACGGGATAAAATCAATAGCAAGCGACTCTTAGTCGATACTATCAAGGAAGCCATTCCCTTCATCCTGACAGGATCAGCCATCCAGCTTTTCCAAATCTTGGACCAGATGACTTTTATCAGAAGCATGACTTGGTTTACCAACTACAGCAATGAAGACTTGGTTGTTATGTTTTCTTATTTCTCTGCCAATCCGAATAAAATTACCATGATTTTAATCTCTGTAGGAGTTTCCATTGGTAGTGTTGGCTTGCCACTTTTGACGGAGAACTATGTAAAAGGTGACTTGCAGGCAGCAGCTCGCCTAGTTCAAGATAGTATGACCATGCTTCTCTTATTCTTGCTGCCAGCAACGGTTGGAGTTGTCATGGTAGGAGAACCGCTCTACACAGTCTTTTATGGTAAGCCAGATAGTCTGGCTATGGGTTTATTTGTCTTTGCAGTTTTGCAGTCTACTATCCTAGGCTTGTATATGGTCTTGTCTCCTATGCTTCAGGCCATGTTCCGCAACCGCAAGGCAGTTCTTTACTTTATCTATGGTTCCATTGCTAAGATCATCTTGCAATTGCCAACCATTGCTATTTTCCACAGCTACGGTCCTTTGATTTCAACGACTATCGGCTTGATCATTCCGAATGTCTTGATGTACCGAGATATCTGCCAAGTAACGGGTGCTCGTCGAAAGATTATCTTGAAGCGAACTATCTTGATTACTATTTTGACCCTTGTCATGTTTATCTTAGTTGGTTTCATACAGTGGCTACTCGGTTTTGTCTTCCAGCCAAGTGGACGCTTCTGGAGTTTCCTTTATGTAGCTCTCATCGGAGGGCTTGGAGGAGGTCTTTATGGCTTGATGAGTCTACGGACACGACTCTTGGACAAGATAATTGGCCAAGCTCAAGCAGATCGACTACGGACACGATTGAAAATATCGTAA